Genomic window (Subtercola endophyticus):
TGAGCGAACGCGAGCGGCTCGCCGGCGAGATCCACGACACCATCGCCCAGAGTCTCACCGGGCTCGTCATGCTCGCCCAGCGCACGCGTGGTCAGCTGCCGGATGATCTCTCCCCCGCCCGCGCGAATCTGCAGGTGATCGAAGACATCGCCCGCGAGGCGCTCGTCGAGACCCGCGCCCTGGTCGCCGCCAGCGCGCCGGTCGACAACGACGGCGGACTGTTGCCCGCCCTTCAGCGGCTGATCTCACGTTTCACTCGCGAAACGGGTGTGACCATCGATCTCGAGACGACGGCCTACACAGGCCAGCCGAATGAGGTCGAAGTGGTGCTGTTGCGTTGCGCCCAAGAGGCTCTGGCGAACGTTCGAAAACACTCGGGTGCGACGAGTGTCTCACTGGGCTTGGCCGAGGCGGCGGGGATCATTTCGCTGACGGTGAGCGACAACGGGGCAGGCATCGACGCCGCCCGGCCGATCGATGGCGGCTTCGGGCTGGCGGGCATGCAGCAGCGGCTCGCGCTGCTCGGTGGCACGCTGCGAGTGGCGCAGTCGGCGAGCGGCGGAGTGGAGCTCGCGGTGACGCTGCCGGCACAGGGCGCTGCCGAGGCGCGCGGCTCGGGTGGCGCGCCGGCGGCGGGTGCAGGCGACCGCGCCGGGGCGGCGCGCGTACCACCCGCGGCGGGGCGGGTGACGTCGTGATT
Coding sequences:
- a CDS encoding sensor histidine kinase; its protein translation is MTRFSWWHVAVGATVVALAAAVAIDFADHPGSTIGAWVCLALLGGGYAAFGWRSFTADDPATNAFAAAAVDRRERASAVVFPLLAIVCTSVGVAFDPNLATLQAITFPIIWFSVDPMRRAIVLNVLLAVGVTLGFLVSTGTSPAAIAQAIVIETISLLFSLALGLWFSFALRQGQENTRLLNELRAAQGELATLSRDSGILSERERLAGEIHDTIAQSLTGLVMLAQRTRGQLPDDLSPARANLQVIEDIAREALVETRALVAASAPVDNDGGLLPALQRLISRFTRETGVTIDLETTAYTGQPNEVEVVLLRCAQEALANVRKHSGATSVSLGLAEAAGIISLTVSDNGAGIDAARPIDGGFGLAGMQQRLALLGGTLRVAQSASGGVELAVTLPAQGAAEARGSGGAPAAGAGDRAGAARVPPAAGRVTS